aggctagtttgtaaatttacacattttcatgtaatttcatttttttttttttacaccaaaacagaggaaaaatttggaattgtcattatttgtaggtttttatggtagtattttactgatctgacccacttgagactaagggctttttatggcccctaaagtaaaacgactgactgttaatatgttgagtgtaacttttgcatttcacaaattaatcccacgggctggattagaccctttggcgggccagatttggccccccgggccacatgtttgacacctgtgcatgaGAGTATTTAGAGTGAAGAGCTCTCAAATTATACTAAAGATACTAATGTTCtggactgtagagatatgaactgaaaatacactactgtgcaaaagttaaggcagcctttagatttgttgtttttgcagcgttggaaaggaacatgcatatttatttctcagtttcttttcttcagattcaacaagaacatacaggaaatatgtgcacagccttaaaagacacacaactaaatgggttctaaaagtTCAAGTCAAATACTAAAGTACAATAAATACTTTAGTGTAGTAGGTACAGCAGTAAAACCAAaagaaacagcttctataaacaaaTGTGATTGTATTTAGTGCGACCTTCCTTTTGCACTTACCATGCCTTTAATCCTTTTATTCAGATAATATGACATTTTTGGCATtcatgttcagattttttatgccaggtttcattcaacacattgtCAGATGTTTCGAACAGTTATGGGGTCAGGgctcacaccaaatactgactttaacctttagaacccatttaattgcattttctttgtgtctttcaaggctgtgcacgtatttcttgtattttcttgctgtatctgaagaaaagacactgtgaaataaatatgcatgtttatttcaatgctgcaaaaataacaaaactaaaggcCACCTAAAACTTTTGCagtgtagtgcagtggttcccaaccttttttggctcgtgaccccattttaacaccacaaatttctggtgaccccaaacattcaaaacacagaccttttttttttttttttttttgctaaaattaatttatttttgatcatgtaatagtttgttatactatgttgcaaataaacgttcattttagatgacatttagtcgacataatgtatattgttatggacggaggcagaaaagccaggtgtagattactgcacaaagagagaattttatttttcttggtcaggatatgtacaatcagtccagcttgtatgtacaaggctgacaattaatactgaaaaaaaaaaaaccaaaaaaactttaacactcataattaagtgaatgtggaccaatgtgagtggggggtggggggtactacttttttccttttttttttcagctttttacctccaccagagggtATTGTGATCGTTGTGCtttatgtgtttgcatgtgtgtatgcgtgtttgtttgtttgcgtgtttgtttgttagcaagataactcaaaaacttaaggatagattttcatgaaattttcaggaaatgttgatactggcacaaggaagaaatgattaaattttggtggggatcgggggggggggatctgtcttggtggaggtctgtgcttttcttgtttgtttgttagttgttgttgttttttttgtttgttttttttttaaactggaaaTTTTgacatgtttacctccgccaaggaggttatgtttttgccagggtttgtttgtttgtttgtctgtccattagtgtgcaacataactcaaaaagttatggacagatttggatgaaattttcagggtttgttggaaatgggataaggaagaaatgattaaattttggtagtgatcgggggtgggggggcccacggggggggcgcagaccagaaaatttcatcaaaatctgtccataactttttgagttatgttgcacactaacggacagacaaacaaacaaacagacaaacaaacaaacaaacaaacaaacaaaccctggcaaaaacataacctccttggcgtgggggggcccacgggggggggccactgatcagccttggcggaggtctgcgctctccgagtgcttctagttatacctgtgctgagaggatttGTGTGATGAGAGGAtttgtatactgaaaatgtgtcctaataaaacgATTattaaaaaaactcaaactatgaattatgaaagagctgcagcatcttaaacggccacaatgaacatttgaaagataaacagtaccacagtgcttcagtttcagcttcagagtttgtcatgtcttttatttatgtattgtgattgtctctctcaactcaccatatattttttattagtaagttcttagtttttttttttttttttttttttaatcaattactagaaatttcaggtgaccccatttgaattccaggccaccccatatggggtcctgaccccaaggtagAAAATCCCCGGAGTCACATGAGTCACATTGTTGGTcttccatggtgaggaaaaccaGACCCATttggcctttgaccaaagcatcagaaaagcTGTGTTTCCTCTGACTGgtagggttcaggtctgtatcTCACTATTTTGGGTGTTTCCGTCATAGTAGGGCCAATACAACCAGTACCTTACCATTTCTAGGTACCCTAAAGTGATCGAATGGGATGAAAACCACCAAGAaaaaacttttagagtcaaagaaggtGCTTCTATCTTTTATGACTTTCTCAGTATAAGACACAGCTCTAAACTAATAGAATGGAGTCTGATTCTGAAATTGCAGCatttctacacgggtgagtttgattatgaggcttatgaaggtatgaagttattatgaAATATCAGTTTGCGATTTGTCGATCcactttcttttttaaaaaaccctcttggattgGCTGGACATTATCACAAAgctgaaaatggaagaaaaaaaactgaagttcaTTCTCAGAGACTGATGCcataactcacaggtgtcaaacatgtggcccaggggccaaatccggctctccaaagggtccagtccggcccttgggatgaattgtgaaatgcaaaaattgcactaagatattaacaatccttttagttcaggttccacatttagactaattcaatctcaagtgggcaggactagtaaaatactatcataataagatataaataatgacaactccaaatttttctctttgtaaatgtaaatattttgtacgtattatgtatttacacaaaaacaaagtataatttcacaaaaaatgcgaataacctgaacaactattaacaacctgaaatgtcttaagagaagtaagtgcaattttaacaatattctgttttgtgtatttgtagatctactatgatctgtaagttctaatgaacatgtgtaaatgataaactgaggcagaatattgttaaaattttttattattttttcagtttgttcatgttattcacatcttttgaaggatagtttgtagatttcataatgtaagtttacttttttcgctctaaaacatacagaaaagtttggagttgacattatttatatattattatgttattattttactggttcggcccacttcagatcaaatttagctgaatgtggcccctgaactaaaatgagtttgacacccctgccataactCATTAATGTTTGCTGTGAAAAATGACAGAACGAAAGAAGGATCAGCTGAGTAGGAAAGGTGAGTTGAAATCTGATAGCTGGCAAGATGCCCTCCAGGGCTTTATAAGAGTACCTCACCCGCCTGCACAGGTTCATAGACACAAAGGGAGAGTCCATGTAATACATCTGGAGATTTGACGGTATGTAACCTAGAATTTGTCTCTTGAAGGAACAGTAgatcttttccttttcctttgtTCTGGTGATTTGACGTTTATCTGTTATCTGTTTATATTGCTTTGTTGAATCATCATTTAGATCACATGTTTATATAGCTGTGATAGTGACAGTTTCAGCAAATTATCTGAAATATTGTAAAAACAGAGCTGCAGGGACAAACTGACTAAAACTAAAAGCAATAttgaagaacaagaacaagaaaaagaagatgaagaacaagaatagaaaagaaaaaagagaaatgcatagatttgtattattttattaagCTAGTACCTGAAATTTCTATAACAGCCAAGtgctacaaaatgaacaagattAAAGATATAGATATGTAAAAGATACACAAAGAGAGGCAATGTGAAATGTTTGTCCAAGGTTCAAAGTTCCAGGTGTGAACAGGGAAGGTGTGGGAGGAGCAGGAGGTGCAATCATCAGTGAAAAGGCTGATGCAGGTAAACACAAATGTCTTTGCATCTGTTTGGTTTTTCAGAGCTACAACTGCAGTGCAACAGCTGAGTTCAACATGAGGTTCAACACGTTGTTCTTCCTGCTGGTCCTGGCTTACATGTGCCTCACAACAGCACAAGGTAGGTGACTTTAAAAGAAGAGCAAACAGCACCTTAAgagactgaaaaaaaagaaaaagtcagggTCACTGAGTGTGTTTTATTGCTGCGTAGGAGGACGTTGCCTCACTTTTACTGTGCCACTTGCTTTTTGATTGATTAACTCCAATGGACTTTGTCTGTGTTGAAATAACATCATATTTCTGTATAATTTTAGTGCTTTTACTCATATAATGCCTAACACTGGTTGTACTAAATAATGTTTCTGATCGCTTCAGTTTCCTACGACGACTGCTGcctcaaatatgtgaaaaaaatgagtcACGCCACCCAGAGACACGCAGTGAAGTACAGATGGCAGGTGCCAGACGGAGGCTGCAACATCCCGGCTGTAATGTAAGAGCAGACACTGTTAATAAATGCATTTAGAAAAGTCAATTCATGAGAAATAAGAGTCTTATCAGTGAAATATTTAAGATTAGCAATTTAACATTTGTGTTGAAAGCATGAATCAGGTTTGTTTTAATGTACATTTTGTATTcacatttatatttatgcatttggcagacgcttttttttccaaagcgacttacaggggaaaaccaatcaaatcaatcaatcaatcaaattttatttatatagcaccagatcataacaaaatttatctcctgacactttatatatagagttggtcaaaaccagactctgtaTTTATGTCAGTCTTATCACATCTGACACCTTAACTTGTACATGCTTctcatttctctgttttttcctgctgaaataaaataataacatttttcctGGTGGAATAAAGCATGTGTTTGACTCCTTTGTCCTCCAGCTTCACCATGAGGAGGGGCAGAGTGTTCTGCACCGACCCCAGAGAGAAGTGGGTCAATGATCTGATGAGAAAGATTGATGCAAAGACCAAAAGCTCAAAGAAGGTAATTATTACTAAACATACATTTACCTGAACTTCTGAATTTAAAAGTGTAATATCTAAACAAATTGTCTGTTTGTCGTCTTCACAGCCCCATGGCCGACGGCCGTACAGAGCGTAAGGGCAGATGCGGCCCCTCCCTGTTATCTCCCCACCCTCTGCCAAGTCTTATCAGTGAACGAGAAACATTTATACTGTTCCTTACAGAAAGTTATAAAAGAGCCTGCCTTTACTGGAGTTACTTTTGCTTTCACTCTTCAAATACGATTAAGATTAGAAGCTTGTGCAAACGTgaactcaacacaacacacataagCTTTCTGTCGCTGGGCTGCTTCATTACGTATCTGAGACCGTTTTCTTGTCTTTCGTTATTTTTATAATATTCAATAAGCTGCTTAATTATTTTATAAATGTTGTCAGagtgtgaatgataaactaatattccttatgtgtttgtgtgttaaattttctaaactgttgaatagttgtcttttcatatattttgtgTACAGGTTTTATAATGCTATATCTTTGTTTCAACATAAGCCATATTGCAATAAACTTAAACATCTATCTCTAAAAGGTGCTTAAAGTTTTGTgttaatagttttattttttattttgacctactgatctttttttttttatttaaaaagttgCAAAAAGACTATTTATTGCAACATTTCTTTAATGTTAATTTACCGTAAAAATACAAGAAGCAAAAACTTAAATGGAGCTAAAAcagaataatagaataatattCTTCATCATTTAAATAATAAAGGTTGCTCAAAACAttgcaaaattacaaaaaaataaaaaataaaaaaacaatcaaacacGTATTTTCAGCTTTTTAAATTCATAGGGTTATAACCATCACACTAATACACATATAATACTAGTTTATACATGTTGATAAATTCATAGTAAATTCAAACACATATTTACAGCTGTTATGATAAGGATTTGAAtagtcttttttttctgattttttttaaccaaggACTCACTGTGGTATTGGAACAAGAGCCTGCAAAGTCTTACACAGAAGAATCATGTTTGGACACAATTCATTTTCTGTGAAGGGAATTAAATACTAAAACCGCCTGAAACCGCTTCACACGATACGAGAATGAACCACAAATCCAACCTTCAAAACTCAACTCAAACAGTGGCTTAAAGCAAAGTAGTCTGGTGatagttttttttccattttttatttttttttatttgaacctTTTCACATAGACATTATAGTACTAAAAATACATATGTTACAGTTGACATTAGTATTGTAacagttaattaaaaaaataatgttttgcagagttaaaaatatttacaataattACACCCAGTTCAACATCTTCAGCCTGCAAATCTGTCAGGTATGGTTTCTTTTTTAGATAAATTAAAATACACcaagtttaaaataaataaataaataaactcttgGAAGGAAAAgtacaattaaaacactcagtTTCAGTTACACAGCGGTTGCATCTAAAGATCAAAACCTATAACACAGCAGCTTATgatctttttattcttatttttttttaatatatactttatttttgtttgttttatcaacagacaatacaacacacaaactaggggtcactggttgaacacaaaatatttaaatgacacagtagtaattatgctttgttttgtttatagtccagctaTTTTCTCCAGTGCTTTATAAAGATATGTTCCTTGAGTCGTAGGTAATAAGTCCATCTTTCCATCcagtagatttcctctattatagccACTGACCCTCACAGGGTGCATCAGTTTTGAGACACTTTTCTGTAATGGActttttggaagcaattataagaattttaaagaggtatttgtcttctttctttaaaacatctccaggtagcagtcccaataataaaaaaaacaaaaacaaaaacaacaacctggGGTCCTTAAGAATTGTAAGTCATAATGCCCTCGATCATTTCAAAAAGTCTTTCCCAAAAACACTTCAATTTTGTATATGTCCAGAAAATATGAGAGTGATGAGCACCTTACGATCATTTTTAACTGTTAATGTTTATTGTGTTGTACTGtcattgtgttgttcttttcttgTTCTGTTTGTATACAttaattgtgatgtttttttgttgccTGCCAAGTTAGTATTTTAGCTATAATCTGACATATTTACATCTGATGTTATAAATATGACGTTTATTAAAGTGTAATGTCCCtaccaaataaactaataaataaaaataacatgaactagaagcactcggagaggcaGGTCAGTGCctcagatttggatgaaaatttcaggaaatgttgatactggcacaaggaacaaatgtttaaatttaggtggtgatcgggggtggtggggggccacgggggcccactgatcggccttggtggaggtctgcgctgtcttttctagaaaagcactcggagagcacagacctccgacaaggcagatcagtaccacccccctgttccaaacagacagacaaacagacaaaccaacgccggcaaaacataacctccttggcagaggtaataattggTGCCAAGCACAATAAACctcgcccctca
The DNA window shown above is from Sphaeramia orbicularis chromosome 17, fSphaOr1.1, whole genome shotgun sequence and carries:
- the ccl25a gene encoding C-C motif chemokine 20; this translates as MRFNTLFFLLVLAYMCLTTAQVSYDDCCLKYVKKMSHATQRHAVKYRWQVPDGGCNIPAVIFTMRRGRVFCTDPREKWVNDLMRKIDAKTKSSKKPHGRRPYRA